The Amphiura filiformis chromosome 12, Afil_fr2py, whole genome shotgun sequence genome includes a region encoding these proteins:
- the LOC140165885 gene encoding uncharacterized protein gives MMMAMEGRTGHFITVVLLTCLFFAPCKSQSAIARLSSSAGGGLLACSYRGTLMLHGGDLVIDECTTCTCDNSTVKCDIKSCAPTFCDEPLVDPNICCDLCPYYVPVWQIIPDTLDIIFESAINDLVINLIVKVNDKGQGVEGEGLWKVGVWGSANNDGSGKRIGYNKQVLTETQAAHRVTRPPFFGGFEFTIPGIEYAFNGFNTTCSQMAYLCMEFGKRDNPYPIYPQLPFDVLGVESEYDNSPNPRHLIGCSPFIDCIGNTSSINNGSTCSYKDKLIEHGDEAIVECVTCSCDNANLICEDLICPRALCDDPIPYPSVCCDLCPYYVPVHNINIRSTLPVIIENAINDFSFNLRVRLNRKGQGVEGEGLWKVSVWGSSFRDGSGERFGYVEQVLTQEQSGTDLVRYRYRSFEFTIEDILYTLNGTNATCAQLIHLCVAFGKGDAPVLTYPDLSFDVEGVESYIDSSPNPDHLLVCSPFPNCIARTPDGNGLLPCYFRGTRILHGGELVIDECTTCYCDNSTVKCDIKSCQPTFCDEPIVDPALCCDLCPYYVPVWKVTPRTLATIFTNVVNDLVVDLNLKINDQGQTVEGTGLWKIGMWASANDDGSGERKGYKEQVLSEKQAAIPAVRPPFFGGFEVTFPDIEYALDGSKATCTQMAYLCAEFGKGDAPVPIYPQSPFDVEGVESETHGAPNPQHLIGCSPFENCIGNVCLGQQKDSKYGLLTWPTVSPGEAAFSLETCPGNTSLHGLPIAFRQCKLNDMGVAKWKHVKYLGCSENTTNSGLTDSDIEAVARKLDHFTNNIKMVDKNDITAVAWMVQNIASAESPSSEVLNSISKAVNKLVDSVHPSLNFTFAVAPSTSEIVQGLEKQVKTTLAQQDEIKLVLPSLVIMGVGVNNNIVNPVQLSVFETTTGNESVSFVDATVTQQKNEPIDQTSGSPAVSLRIPVGVIPPEQGKAGFFAYKDDFLFQSNWLMSEMLKVDGPVIGTTLVASNLRQPVLIKIKSRLGGNPTNNDVPPKCVFWDFQLENGVGDWSEEGCQYVETKDNVIKCRCYHMSTFAVLQDVSHLFPAGPEASMAVMSSGTKAAIAVTLITVGITFLILVGFRQLRNSKEYHTFSNFCLATFILYLVFASGIDAAPNSIGCILVAALLDYFTLVPLLWLAVEIRYATNEGAPSKALVKAYALSWGLPLVVVGLALAISTNDYRNPEGCAVTVSPALFYGAVIPVVVIVLHNLVAFVFALRFLNNRSYNVESEDETAEDDSYIKVRKVSQRLYAAMAVFSMFTLSVCLGYLHLAEPQTTAIVAVFSISVVLTGLVTFGMFCLYLEDVRHAIVPKKYKRQVPEMEAPLHFENKYPSVGEQEDAVEKVDNQN, from the exons GTAGCAGTGCCGGTGGTGGTCTTTTGGCATGCAGCTACAGGGGAACGCTAATGCTCCATGGTGGAGACCTGGTAATAGATGAATGTACGACATGTACTTGTGACAACAGTACAGTGAAATGCGACATCAAAAGTTGTGCGCCAACGTTCTGTGACGAACCTTTAGTTGATCCAAATATATGCTGCGATCTCTGTCCGTACT ATGTACCTGTATGGCAGATTATCCCAGACACTTTGGACATCATATTTGAGAGTGCCATCAACGACCTGGTAATTAATCTTATCGTGAAGGTCAATGACAAAGGTCAGGGAGTTGAGGGCGAGGGGCTGTGGAAAGTCGGTGTGTGGGGCAGCGCAAATAATGATGGTTCCGGGAAAAGAATTGGATATAATAAGCAG GTCTTAACAGAAACACAAGCTGCACATAGAGTGACGAGACCACCATTTTTTGGAGGTTTTGAATTCACCATTCCAGGCATCGAGTACGCTTTTAATGGTTTCAATACAACCTGTTCCCAGATGGCATATCTTTGTATGGAATTCGGCAAAAGAGATAATCCTTATCCAATCTACCCACAACTGCCTTTCGATGTACTGGGTGTCGAGTCTGAGTATGATAACTCACCAAATCCACGTCATTTAATTGGATGTTCACCATTTATAGATTGCATAG GTAACACTTCAAGTATCAATAATGGGTCGACATGTAGCTATAAGGACAAATTAATTGAGCATGGGGATGAAGCGATAGTTGAATGTGTAACATGTAGTTGTGACAACGCTAATTTGATTTGCGAAGACCTAATCTGTCCACGGGCATTATGTGACGATCCTATCCCGTATCCATCTGTATGCTGTGATCTCTGTCCATACT ATGTTCCAGTACATAATATCAATATTCGATCAACTTTGCCAGTTATTATCGAGAATGCGATCAACGATTTCTCCTTTAATCTGAGAGTGAGGCTCAACCGCAAGGGACAGGGAGTTGAAGGTGAGGGACTATGGAAGGTCAGTGTGTGGGGCAGTAGCTTTCGTGATGGCTCTGGAGAACGATTCGGTTACGTGGAGCAG GTTTTAACACAGGAACAGTCTGGAACAGACTTAGTGAGGTACCGTTATAGATCATTTGAATTCACTATTGAAGACATTTTGTACACTCTGAATGGTACCAACGCAACCTGCGCTCAGCTGATCCATCTATGTGTGGCATTTGGCAAGGGCGATGCCCCTGTTTTAACCTATCCTGACCTGTCATTCGATGTAGAGGGTGTCGAGTCTTATATTGATAGCTCACCAAACCCAGATCACTTACTTGTCTGCTCACCATTTCCAAATTGCATAG CTAGGACGCCAGATGGTAATGGTCTCTTACCATGTTACTTCAGGGGAACCAGAATACTCCACGGCGGCGAGCTGGTAATAGACGAATGTACGACATGTTATTGTGATAACTCAACTGTCAAGTGTGACATCAAGAGTTGCCAGCCTACGTTCTGTGACGAACCCATCGTTGATCCAGCTCTATGCTGCGATCTCTGTCCATACT ACGTACCTGTGTGGAAGGTAACTCCAAGAACGCTAGCTACCATCTTTACGAATGTGGTCAATGACTTGGTTGTTGATCTTAACCTGAAGATAAACGATCAAGGTCAGACAGTTGAAGGCACGGGATTATGGAAAATCGGTATGTGGGCCAGTGCCAATGACGATGGCTCCGGAGAACGCAAGGGCTATAAAGAACAG GTCCTAAGTGAAAAACAAGCTGCAATACCTGCAGTGAGGCCGCCGTTTTTTGGAGGATTTGAGGTCACCTTCCCAGACATCGAGTATGCCCTTGATGGTTCCAAAGCAACTTGCACTCAGATGGCCTATCTTTGTGCGGAATTCGGCAAGGGAGATGCTCCTGTTCCAATCTACCCACAATCGCCTTTCGATGTAGAAGGTGTCGAGTCTGAGACTCATGGCGCACCAAATCCACAACATTTAATTGGATGCTCACCATTTGAAAATTGCATAG GAAATGTGTGTCTTGGACAACAAAAAGACTCAAAGTATGGACTTCTAACGTGGCCTACTGTGTCACCAGGTGAAGCTGCATTTTCTCTGGAAACTTGTCCTGGCAACACGTCGTTAC ATGGTCTGCCGATTGCTTTTCGCCAATGCAAGCTTAATGATATGGGAGTAGCAAAATGGAAACATGTGAAATATCTTGGCTGTAGCGAAAATACAACg AACTCGGGATTAACGGATAGTGACATAGAAGCCGTTGCCAGAAAGTTGGACCACTTCACCAACAATATCAAAATGGTTGACAAGAATGACATTACTGCGGTGGCATGGATGGTTCAAAACATCGCGTCTGCGGAATCTCCATCTTCAGAG GTTTTAAATTCTATATCCAAAGCTGTCAACAAATTAGTAGATTCCGTGCACCCATCTTTGAATTTCACATTCGCTGTAGCGCCATCTACGTCTGAAATCGTGCAAGGTTTGGAAAAGCAGGTTAAAACCACACTGGCGCAGCAAGATGAG ATAAAACTAGTGTTACCATCTCTAGTTATTATGGGAGTCGGCGTCAACAATAATATTGTAAACCCTGTGCAACTCAGTGTCTTTGAAACAACGACCGGAAATGAATCAGTCTCATTTGTAGATGCCACAGTCACGCAACAGAAAAATGAACCAATTGACCAAACATCAGGATCACCAGCCGTATCTCTACGTATACCTGTCGGTGTAATTCCACCAGAGCAAG GAAAAGCTGGATTCTTCGCATACAAAGACGACTtcttatttcaatcgaattggcTGATGTCGGAAATGCTGAAAGTTGATGGACCAGTTATTGGTACTACACTTGTAGCCTCAAACCTGCGTCAACCTGTTCTGATTAAAATAAAGAGCCGCTTAGGAGGAAACCCGACGAATAATGACGTACCG CCCAAGTGCGTGTTTTGGGACTTCCAGCTGGAAAACGGAGTCGGTGATTGGTCAGAAGAAGGATGCCAATATGTTGAAACCAAAGATAACGTGATTAAATGTCGCTGTTACCATATGTCTACATTTGCCGTTTTACAA GACGTTTCTCACTTATTTCCTGCTGGGCCAGAGGCATCTATGGCAGTGATGTCATCAGGTACAAAAGCGGCAATTGCTGTGACACTTATCACTGTTGGAATAACCTTCCTGATACTTGTAGGATTCAG ACAACTTCGGAATAGCAAAGAATATCACACATTTAGCAATTTTTGCTTGGCAACTTTCATTCTATACCTTGTGTTTGCATCTGGAATCGACGCCGCACCTAATTCCATTGGCTGTATTTTAGTGGCTGCCCTCTTGGATTACTTCACGCTGGTACCGTTACTTTGGCTTGCTGTTGAGATTCGATATGCGACAAATGAAGGTGCCCCATCGAAGGCATTAGTGAAAGCATATGCATTATCATGGG GACTTCCACTAGTTGTAGTAGGACTAGCTTTGGCAATTAGCACCAATGACTACCGGAATCCCGAGGG ATGTGCTGTGACTGTAAGCCCTGCATTGTTTTATGGAGCAGTGATACCAGTGGTGGTAATTGTTCTTCATAATCTTGTCGCCTTTGTTTTTGCTCTCCGTTTCTTGAATAATCGCTCATACAACGTTGAAAGCGAAGATGAAACCGCTGAAGATGATAGTTACATAAAAGTTCGAAAAGTTTCGCAACGATTGTACGCCGCCATGGCCGTCTTTAGCATGTTCACCTTATCGGTGTGCTTGGGATATTTGCATCTTGCTGAACCACAAACAACCGCTATCGTGGCCGTTTTCTCCATCAGTGTGGTACTTACTGGTCTTGTTACTTTTGGAATGTTCTGCCTCTATTTGGAAGACGTTCGCCATGCAATCGTACCGAAGAAATACAAAAGGCAAGTCCCAGAGATGGAAGCTccacttcattttgaaaataaatacccTTCAGTAGGTGAGCAAGAGGACGCGGTAGAAAAGGTTGATAATCAGAACTAA